The genomic region ATGGAGAGAACTTTACCAAAAAGCTCAATTGGCCTTGGAAAGGGACAAAACCTTTATTAATGAAATTTCCGGAGTAACCAGACCCAATAGGGATCCAGTATTAGAAGCTTTATATCCAGTTATTGACAAAAAATCACCAGTGGTATTTGAGGTGGACAATGAATTGGAAATGTTAAGAGCCTTAAAGCTAAAGAAAGAACTTGGCTTTTCTTTACTACTGACTGATGTACATGAAGGAAAACATTTAATTCCTGAAATTAAACAATCGGGTGCACATGTTGCACTTTCCCTCAAGCTGCCGGAAGATAAACCTTCCCAAAAAGAATTGGAAGATCCTACTCCTACCCAAAAAGCCAATCTTTTACGGGTTCAAGCAGCCTATAAAGATGCACTTCAATTGGCTGGATCATTTGAAAGTGCCAAAATTCCCTTTGGTTTCAGCACCCAGCGACTAGATAAAGGGGATTTTATAAAAAATATTCGGTTAATGATAAATCAAGGCCTAAGTGAATCAGGGGCCCTTGCCGCTTTGACCCTTAATGCAGCCAATATTTTAGGAATATCAGAATACTGTGGAAGCATTGAAAAGGGGAAATGGGCCAATTTGGTGGTCACTACCGATAGTCTTTTTAAAGAAAACTCCGAGATAAAATTTGTTGTGGCCGATGGTTATGTTTTTGAATTAGAAGATAGCGAAGCAAAATCTGCAAAAACCAAAGCACTAGAGGGAAAATGGGAATATACATCAGAAACGCCAGGAGGGAAATCTTCAGGAATCATTACCCTTCGGAAAGAAACAGATGATTGGAAGGGAACTATTACCATAGATGATCCGGAGGGAAGTGGAAAAATCACTAAAATGCTGGATGATATCGAAGTGGATGGGGAAATGGTGAATTTTTCTTTTAAAGTTATGGTGAAAGGGCAATTTCTGGTGGTTAAGATTGAAGGAAAATGGTCAGCGGAAAAAATAGAAGGTGAAATGAAAGTGAAGGATTTTGGGAATTTCCCCATAAAAGCAAAGAAAAAACCAGAAACATCTGCTAAATCATGGAAATTATGAAAAAGCAGGGAAGCTTACTGATGACAATTCTTGTGTTTTTGAGCTTATTTGAAGGATTTGCACAAATCCCAAAAGGGAATGTATTGATCAAAAATGCCCATTTGTTGACCATTACCCAAGGGGAATTGGAAAATACGGACCTTTGGGTAAAAGATGGTCTAATTCACAAAATAGGGAAAGATATCAAGATTAAAAATATTGAAACAATTGATGCTGATGGAATGTATGTAATGCCCGGAATTATTGATGCGCATTCACATATTGCCCTGGATGACATAAATGAAGCTACCAATCCGATTACTGCAGAAGTTCAAATGAAGGATGTGGTAAACCCTTATGATATCAGCATTTATAGGGCTTTGGCAGGAGGAACTACTATTTCCCATGCCATGCATGGATCTGCAAATGCCATTGGGGGCCAAAATGTAACCCTAAAACACAGGTGGGGCCACAGAAAACCCTCAGAATTAATCATGGAGGATGCACCCAGGACTATAAAGTTTGCTCTTGGAGAAAACCCTATCAGGGTTCATGGAAGCCGACAAAATATCCAGCCCAATACCAGAATGGGAGTGGCAGAGGTTATTAGAAATGGATTTCAGGAGGCCCTGCAATACCAAAATGAATGGGAGCACTACCGGGAAAATAAAAATGATAGGAAAGTAACTCCTCCTGATTACAGTTTAAGATTGGAAACCCTAGCGGATATTTTAGATGAGGAAATTATTATCCACTGCCATTCCTACAGAGCTGATGAAATCTATATGCTCATCAAAGTTTGCCAGGAATTTGGAGTGGAAAAAATTGTTTTTTCACATGCCAACGAAGGTTTTAAGGTGGCCCCTGAGCTAGCCAAATTTTCCATGGGAGCCTCCGTTTTCAGTGATTGGTGGGCCTATAAGTTTGAGGTATATTATTCCACAGCTTACAATGCAGCCATCTTAACGGAGAATGGCGTGAGTACTTCTATCAATTCAGACTCTGGAGAATTAATCCGTCATTTATACCATGAGGCTGCCAAAACCCAGCGTTATGGAGGACTTTCAGATCAACAAGCCCTTGCTTTAATTACCATCAACCCAGCAAAACAGTTGGGAATAGATGATTTTGTTGGTTCCTTGGAGGAAGGAAAACAGGCTGACCTGGTTATTTTTAAAGGACATCCCCTATCCATTTATGCCATTCCTCAAATGACTTTTGTGGATGGAATTAAATATTTTGATATCCAGGATGACAAAAATGACCAACGTTTAAAAGTAGATCCCGAACAATTGATTGAGCCTGTTTATAAAGACAATTCAAGCAAAAGCTGCATGTATGGAACTGAACATTTTTAACAAATTCAATCTTTCAACTCATAAAAAATAAGATCATATATTGCTGATTATAAGATATTTAAAACAATATGTTAAGAATTTACTTTATCCTTGGCTGCTTTCTCTATTTGCTTTTCCCTGGTCATTCCTGGGGACAAATTGAAGGAGAAATTATTAAGGCTAAAAAAGGAAAGTTCTTGTTAAGAGGAGGAACGGTAATTACAGTAACCCAAGGGACCTTTGAAAATACTTCCGTTTTATTGAAAGATGGGAAAATATTAGAAATTGGAAAAGAAATTCCTACTGATGATGTGGAGATTATCCCTTGCGAAGGCCAATATATCTATCCTGGCTTTATAGATGCAGGGACCAGATTGGGTTTGGTGGAAATAGGATCATTATCAGAAACCAGGGATTATAAGGAAATTGGAAAAATTACGCCCCAAATGGAGGCTTTAAATGCCATAAACCCTAATTCGGTATCTATTCCCATCACCCGGGTGAGTGGAGTAACGACGGTATTGACATTCCCTTCAGGAGGCCTTTTTCCAGGTACAGCTTCCCTTATTAATCTAAATGGATATACCCCTGAACAAATGTTTGCTGGATTTAAGGGGGTGGTCCTGGAATTTCCTTCTTCTGAAAGAAAGAACCGATGGGACAGAAGAACTGAAGAGGAAATCAAAAAAGAATTGGAAAAGGAGATGAAAAGCTTGAATGAAATCTGGGAAAAAGCCATGCTTTACCAAGATCTTTCAGCCAAAAAAGCGAAACTCCAATATTACCCTGAGATGAGTCATTTGGCAAAAGTAGTGAATGGAGAATTTCCCTTGCTTATTGAAGTAAACAAGGCTTCTGACATTATCAGAGCCATCAAATGGGTTAAAGACAAAAAAGTTAAAGCTATTTTTATGGGGGTTGCAGAAGGCTGGAGAGTGGCTGAAAAAATTGCAACTGCTGAGATTCCAGTTATTATCGGGCCTGTCCTATCCCTACCTCCAAGGCAATCTGATCGCTATGATGCTGCTTATACTAACCCCGGTGAGCTGGTAAAAGCAGGTGTAAAAGTTGCTTTGAGGACTTCTGACGCAGAAAATGTGAGAAACCTACCTTTTAACGCAGGCTTTGCAGCAAATTATGGAATGGGGAAAGAAAGTGCCTTAAAGGCTATTACCATAGTTCCTGCTGAAATTTTTGGAGTGGATGATCAGTTAGGGTCGATTGAACCTGGGAAATCCGCTACCCTCTTTATTTCAAATGGAGACCCATTTGAACCCCAAACCAAAATCAAACATGTTTTTATAGAAGGATATAAAATCCCTATGACCAATAGACAAATAAGATTGTATCAGGAGTTTTTGGAAAGACAACCTGGATTGGTTGAATAAGCTGTCCGGCATTTACCTATTGGTTATATTTAGGGATTATTTGAACGTGAATAAAAAATGAAAAACCATAATATCAGTTTCGTTTATTTGATTATTGGACTCCTTGTATTGGGCTCCTGTTCCTCTTCAAAAGAGGAACAGGTTTCCCCAATAATAGAAGAGTTAAAAAATGAATATGCTCCGGACAAACGAGTGGCTATTTTTGACTTGAAATTCGAAAATGGAATCCTTAAAGGAGAAACGGACCAGCTGAAAGGCCTTCAAGAACTAAAAGCCAAATTGGGAAATGAGGGTATAAAGTTTACCGATAAGGTTCGTATTCTTCCTTCTCAGGGTCTTGGAAACCAAACCCAAGCTTTAATCACCCTATCAGTTGCCAATCTTCGGAGCGAGCCACACCATTCCGCTGAGTTGTCCACCCAAGCAACATTGGGTACTCCCCTAAAAGTTTTAAAAGAAAAAGAAGGGTGGTATTTGGTACAAACACCAGATCAATACCTTGCTTGGGTTGATGAAGCTGGAATTGCCCTTTGCGATTCTTTAAAAATGAATAATTGGAAAGAATCTGAAAAAGTAATTTATACCACTACAACTGGCTTTGCTTTTAATGATAAAGAAGAAAGCGAAAAAATCAGTGATCTAGTAGCCGGTAATATTTTGCAATTGGCAAAAATAAGCCAGGATCATTTCGAAATAGTATTTCCTGATGGAAGGACCGGGTTTATTCCTAAATCTGAAGGTATGTTATTTCAAAATTGGATTAAGGGAGGAGAGCTTACCGATGAAAAATTAATTTCAACGGCCAAAACTATGATGGGGACCCCATACCTTTGGGGAGGCACATCCATTAAGGGGGTGGACTGTAGTGGTTTTACAAAGACCATATATTATTTAAATGGAAAAATTATTCCAAGAGATGCATCTCAGCAAGTTCGGGAAGGTTCATTGGTGGATACGCTAAAGAACTGGGAGAATCTTGAAGTTGGAGATTTATTATTCTTTGGCCAACCGGCTACCGAAACCTCAAAAGAAAAGGTGGTTCATGTAGGAATGTGGATTGGTAATCAATCATTTATTCATTCCAGGGGACGAGTTAGGATAAGCAGCTTTGACCCCAAAAGCCCTCTATTTGATGAAAAGGAACTTAACCGTTATTTGAAAACCAAAAGGTATCGAAATTCACCAAGTAAGGGTATCCAAAATGTACAAGAAATAGGAATATAATTTTCCCCGGGTCAATTTGAAAAAGATATAAAATGAGGAAATAATTCAGGGGTATACAGCGTTTAAATAACAAGAAAAAGAATCGCTTAAAGGTCTGAAAAAGAAAACGTTGCTCGTCATACCTTAATTCAATTTTTTTGGATTAAAGCCCTTTTCCTGATTTAGGAAAAGGGCTTTTTATTGATAAAGTTTAGTGAAATCCAATATTTCTCTCGACAGGCAGATTTCCTAGTCTTTCTGAAAATTAGGGAATTAGAGTTAATCCTTAAATCCTACCACACCAAATACCTCTAACTAATAGGACGAAAAAACTTTTTA from Echinicola jeungdonensis harbors:
- a CDS encoding amidohydrolase family protein encodes the protein MLKRLNALIQLLVWFFFLQSSLSLAQSDNTGKKRITGTYAITNATIIPSPGKIISNATLVFKDGLIIEVGKNPNIPIDAKEIKGDSLYVYPGFISLAANIAVCEPEKIKKPDDFDPINPPSDYGGITPYRNAIDYWNPKSEEISQWRGLGFTMAQILPYGELLPGKTALVIHGDNSNSNYVIKDSGLFSQFRTRRRTYPGTTLGMMAKWRELYQKAQLALERDKTFINEISGVTRPNRDPVLEALYPVIDKKSPVVFEVDNELEMLRALKLKKELGFSLLLTDVHEGKHLIPEIKQSGAHVALSLKLPEDKPSQKELEDPTPTQKANLLRVQAAYKDALQLAGSFESAKIPFGFSTQRLDKGDFIKNIRLMINQGLSESGALAALTLNAANILGISEYCGSIEKGKWANLVVTTDSLFKENSEIKFVVADGYVFELEDSEAKSAKTKALEGKWEYTSETPGGKSSGIITLRKETDDWKGTITIDDPEGSGKITKMLDDIEVDGEMVNFSFKVMVKGQFLVVKIEGKWSAEKIEGEMKVKDFGNFPIKAKKKPETSAKSWKL
- a CDS encoding amidohydrolase family protein, with the protein product MKKQGSLLMTILVFLSLFEGFAQIPKGNVLIKNAHLLTITQGELENTDLWVKDGLIHKIGKDIKIKNIETIDADGMYVMPGIIDAHSHIALDDINEATNPITAEVQMKDVVNPYDISIYRALAGGTTISHAMHGSANAIGGQNVTLKHRWGHRKPSELIMEDAPRTIKFALGENPIRVHGSRQNIQPNTRMGVAEVIRNGFQEALQYQNEWEHYRENKNDRKVTPPDYSLRLETLADILDEEIIIHCHSYRADEIYMLIKVCQEFGVEKIVFSHANEGFKVAPELAKFSMGASVFSDWWAYKFEVYYSTAYNAAILTENGVSTSINSDSGELIRHLYHEAAKTQRYGGLSDQQALALITINPAKQLGIDDFVGSLEEGKQADLVIFKGHPLSIYAIPQMTFVDGIKYFDIQDDKNDQRLKVDPEQLIEPVYKDNSSKSCMYGTEHF
- a CDS encoding amidohydrolase family protein, which translates into the protein MLRIYFILGCFLYLLFPGHSWGQIEGEIIKAKKGKFLLRGGTVITVTQGTFENTSVLLKDGKILEIGKEIPTDDVEIIPCEGQYIYPGFIDAGTRLGLVEIGSLSETRDYKEIGKITPQMEALNAINPNSVSIPITRVSGVTTVLTFPSGGLFPGTASLINLNGYTPEQMFAGFKGVVLEFPSSERKNRWDRRTEEEIKKELEKEMKSLNEIWEKAMLYQDLSAKKAKLQYYPEMSHLAKVVNGEFPLLIEVNKASDIIRAIKWVKDKKVKAIFMGVAEGWRVAEKIATAEIPVIIGPVLSLPPRQSDRYDAAYTNPGELVKAGVKVALRTSDAENVRNLPFNAGFAANYGMGKESALKAITIVPAEIFGVDDQLGSIEPGKSATLFISNGDPFEPQTKIKHVFIEGYKIPMTNRQIRLYQEFLERQPGLVE
- a CDS encoding C40 family peptidase — protein: MKNHNISFVYLIIGLLVLGSCSSSKEEQVSPIIEELKNEYAPDKRVAIFDLKFENGILKGETDQLKGLQELKAKLGNEGIKFTDKVRILPSQGLGNQTQALITLSVANLRSEPHHSAELSTQATLGTPLKVLKEKEGWYLVQTPDQYLAWVDEAGIALCDSLKMNNWKESEKVIYTTTTGFAFNDKEESEKISDLVAGNILQLAKISQDHFEIVFPDGRTGFIPKSEGMLFQNWIKGGELTDEKLISTAKTMMGTPYLWGGTSIKGVDCSGFTKTIYYLNGKIIPRDASQQVREGSLVDTLKNWENLEVGDLLFFGQPATETSKEKVVHVGMWIGNQSFIHSRGRVRISSFDPKSPLFDEKELNRYLKTKRYRNSPSKGIQNVQEIGI